Proteins encoded by one window of Brienomyrus brachyistius isolate T26 chromosome 1, BBRACH_0.4, whole genome shotgun sequence:
- the cbr1 gene encoding carbonyl reductase [NADPH] 1, with protein sequence MSVPKVAFVTGSNKGIGLAVVRAMCKQFPGDVYLTARDVGRGTAAVESLKAEGLQPLFHQLDITDPASVRVARDFLKEKYGGLDVLINNAGIAFKMADTTPFGVQAEVTLRTNFFATRDACNEFLPIIKPGGRVVNVSSVMSSVALNRCSPELQARFRSDDITEDELVALMQRFVREAQAHVHTKNGWPETAYGVSKIGVTVLSRIHARQLRRDRPRDGILLNACCPGWVRTDMAGPNATKSPDEGAITLVYLALLPAGAEEPQGQFVSEKQVQVW encoded by the exons ATGTCTGTGCCCAAAGTTGCATTTGTCACCGGCTCCAACAAAGGTATAGGCCTTGCGGTGGTACGGGCAATGTGCAAGCAGTTCCCTGGAGACGTGTATCTGACCGCCCGGGATGTGGGCCGGGGCACAGCGGCGGTGGAGAGTCTGAAGGCGGAGGGGCTACAGCCCCTGTTCCATCAGCTGGACATCACCGACCCAGCGAGCGTGCGTGTTGCACGGGATTTCCTAAAGGAAAAATACGGAGGCTTGGACGTGCTCATCAACAATGCAGGAATAGCTttcaaaa TGGCTGACACAACACCCTTTGGCGTCCAAGCTGAAGTGACCCTCAGAACCAACTTCTTTGCCACCAGAGATGCATGTAATGAGTTTCTCCCCATCATCAAACCAGGAG GCAGAGTGGTGAATGTGTCCAGTGTGATGAGCTCTGTCGCCCTGAACCGCTGCAGCCCTGAGCTTCAGGCCCGTTTCCGCAGTGATGACATCACAGAGGACGAGCTGGTGGCGCTCATGCAGCGCTTCGTGCGGGAGGCCCAGGCGCACGTGCACACGAAGAACGGCTGGCCCGAGACGGCTTACGGTGTGTCCAAAATTGGCGTCACCGTGCTCTCCAGGATCCATGCTCGGCAGCTGCGCCGGGACAGGCCCAGAGACGGGATCCTGCTCAATGCCTGCTGCCCCGGCTGGGTGAGGACCGATATGGCAGGACCCAATGCCACCAAGTCTCCAGATGAGGGCGCTATCACGCTCGTCTACCTGGCTCTGTTACCAGCAGGAGCTGAGGAGCCACAGGGCCAGTTTGTGTCTGAAAAGCAGGTGCAGGTGTGGTAA
- the setd4 gene encoding SET domain-containing protein 4: MGNRTGRRARRKRRRQKSGQDRSRTVSLCHKSQYVELMRWLKERGFSSRSLVPALFSDTGRGLMTMLPVQAGDVLISLPETCLLTTTTVLRSPIGEYIRRWKPPLSPLLAICVFLISERHLGSQSQWKPYIDVLPKSYTCPAYFSDSAIGLLPGVLRKKALDQRDAVLEMHCSSLGFFHTLQPHFSQPVEDIFSLDAMRWAWCTVNSRTVYVQRCQSPFLSGDPDVYAMAPYLDLLNHSPVVQVEAGFNRATSCYEIRSTLGCKRFTQAFICYGAHDSQRLLLEYGFVAPNNPHRVVYVDPDLLQKFIIGADRQFSHKLLYLKDHHFLENLTFGVEGPSWKLMTTLRLLSLGPEQYASWKTVLLGAAVSQDCEERSVHLARILCQHLMEENTDALERLSLMKLDADLSLREQLSVVESLRCEEQKILGYSFEVLQLVWM; the protein is encoded by the exons ATGGGGAACCGGACGGGGAGACGCGCtaggaggaagcggaggaggCAGAAGTCCGGGCAGGATCGCAGCCGAACAG TGAGCTTGTGTCATAAATCTCAGTACGTGGAACTGATGAGATGGCTTAAGGAGCGTGGATTCTCCTCCAGATCCCTGGTCCCTGCGCTCTTCTCAG ATACTGGAAGAGGGCTGATGACTATGCTGCCTGTTCAG GCTGGTGATGTACTTATCTCCTTGCCCGAGACGTGTCTTTTAACCACTACGACTGTTCTCAGGAGCCCTATTGGTGAATACATCAGAAG GTGGAAACCACCTCTCTCGCCACTTCTGGCCATCTGTGTGTTTCTCATCTCCGAGAGGCATTTGGGCTCGCAGTCACAGTGGAAGCCCTACATCGACGTCCTGCCCAAATCATACACGTGTCCTGCCTACTTCTCAGACAGCGCCATCGGCCTGCTGCCTGGTGTTCTCAGGAAGAAGGCCTTGGATCAGAGGGATGCAGTTCTGGAGATGCACTGCTCTTCACTGGGTTTTTTCCACACCCTCCAGCCCCACTTTTCACAGCCTGTGGAGGACATATTCAGCTTGGATGCCATGCGCTGGGCATGGTGCACGGTCAACTCTCGAACTGTGTATGTGCAGCGGTGCCAGAGTCCCTTCCTCTCCGGGGATCCCGACGTGTACGCAATGGCTCCGTACCTCGACTTACTCAATCATAGTCCTGTTGTTCAG GTGGAGGCCGGGTTCAATCGAGCGACAAGCTGTTATGAGATCCGCAGCACACTGGGCTGCAAGAGATTCACTCAGGCCTTCATATGCTATGGTGCCCATGACAGCcagcgcctcctgctggagTACGGGTTTGTGGCACCAAACAACCCTCACCGTGTAGTCTACGTAGACCCAG ACCTCCTGCAGAAGTTCATCATTGGGGCGGACAGACAGTTTTCACATAAACTGCTTTACCTGAAGGATCATCACTTCCTGGA AAACCTGACCTTTGGGGTGGAAGGTCCATCCTGGAAGTTAATGACAACACTTCGACTGCTGTCCCTGGGACCAGAGCAATA TGCATCCTGGAAGACTGTCCTCTTGGGGGCAGCGGTGAGTCAAGATTGTGAGGAAAGGAGCGTCCATCTGGCCAGGATCTTATGCCAGCACCTCATGGAGGAGAACACAGACGCTCTTGAGAGG CTTTCCCTCATGAAGCTGGATGCAGATCTCTCTCTGAGGGAGCAGCTGTCTGTGGTGGAAAGCCTCAGATGTGAGGAGCAGAAGATTCTAGGATATTCATTCGAAGTTCTTCAGTTAGTCTGGATGTAG